Proteins found in one Candidatus Margulisiibacteriota bacterium genomic segment:
- a CDS encoding alpha-amylase/4-alpha-glucanotransferase domain-containing protein: protein MNKNSGPSEMRQVDLLFAVHCHQPVGNLESVIEEAYERSYLPFIQTMREHPRIKFAAHYSGILLEWFKEKHPEFIDLLKELVKKGQLELLTSGHYEPILSLIPDEDKLGQIKLQNDTLKTMFGLAPRGFWLSERVWEPQLPKVLAQSGVEYTLLDDSHFLAAGLEKEKLNGYYITEEEGEVVRVFPISRALRYAIPFKKPDDVLDYLKSMSERGQTLAVIADDGEKFGLWPGTQKKVFAGGYLEKLLTLIEKTGWLRTTSFSDYLEENQPVGRVYLPASSYFEMMDWSLPPAAEKKFKQITDDLKQNGLLEDFLPFLSGGSFRNFLVKYPESNLMHKRMLQASDRLARLKKGKSLLGEKEFESRIKEAEIALYKSQCGCAYWHGVFSGIYLNFLRHAVYENILKAEAVMEGQARGKDDYADVAITDFDRDGREEVVLANSFLNLYFSPEQGGALFELDYKPKNFNLINTLARREEAYHEKLNPPVWEKQPEFPESTKKIVEQAKLKGYDKLLTYDRHPRFCLIDHFLGEGTSLDSFSRNKFREEGDFAGSRFDYMPQRRGNEVLIRLKRDGKVGGNAVRVEKEISILAKQSIVNIMYDLSNISSEVVHLWFGTEFNFSFLAGNSSDRYYKIDGVDNSILESSGRSENVSLAGIVDEWKGFSVSLALDRPAALWRFPIETISVSESGFEKNFQSSVLFPNWKISLQPGEKWKIKIALRIES from the coding sequence ATGAACAAGAACAGTGGACCGTCTGAAATGCGGCAAGTCGACCTGCTTTTCGCCGTCCATTGCCATCAGCCGGTAGGGAACCTCGAGTCGGTCATTGAAGAGGCCTACGAGCGATCTTACCTTCCCTTTATCCAAACGATGCGGGAACATCCCCGGATAAAATTTGCCGCCCACTACAGCGGGATCCTCCTGGAATGGTTCAAGGAAAAGCACCCTGAATTTATCGATTTGTTGAAAGAACTGGTCAAAAAAGGGCAGTTGGAGCTTTTAACTTCCGGTCATTACGAGCCGATCCTCTCTCTGATCCCGGACGAAGATAAACTGGGGCAGATCAAACTGCAAAATGACACTTTAAAGACGATGTTCGGGCTCGCGCCGCGCGGCTTCTGGCTTTCCGAGCGGGTTTGGGAACCGCAACTTCCCAAAGTCCTGGCCCAATCCGGCGTTGAGTATACGCTGCTTGATGATTCGCATTTCCTGGCGGCCGGGTTGGAAAAAGAAAAGCTGAACGGTTATTACATTACGGAAGAGGAGGGGGAAGTCGTCAGGGTCTTCCCGATCAGCCGGGCCCTTCGCTACGCCATTCCCTTCAAAAAGCCGGATGACGTTCTCGATTATTTAAAATCAATGTCGGAGCGGGGCCAAACCCTGGCGGTCATTGCCGATGACGGAGAGAAATTCGGACTCTGGCCGGGAACGCAGAAAAAAGTTTTTGCCGGCGGTTATCTTGAGAAACTGCTGACCCTGATCGAAAAGACCGGCTGGCTGCGGACCACCAGTTTTTCCGATTATCTGGAAGAGAACCAGCCGGTCGGCCGGGTCTATTTGCCGGCCAGCTCCTATTTTGAGATGATGGACTGGTCTCTTCCCCCCGCGGCCGAGAAAAAATTCAAACAGATTACCGACGACCTGAAGCAGAACGGCCTCCTGGAAGATTTCCTGCCGTTTCTAAGCGGCGGTTCCTTCCGCAACTTTCTGGTTAAATATCCGGAGTCGAACCTGATGCACAAGCGGATGCTCCAGGCCAGCGACCGCCTTGCCCGCTTAAAAAAGGGGAAGTCTCTGCTGGGAGAAAAAGAATTTGAAAGCCGGATCAAGGAAGCGGAAATAGCCCTTTACAAGAGCCAGTGCGGTTGCGCTTACTGGCATGGCGTTTTCAGCGGGATCTATTTGAACTTTCTGCGCCACGCGGTCTACGAAAACATTCTCAAGGCGGAAGCGGTCATGGAAGGGCAGGCCAGAGGGAAGGATGATTATGCCGACGTGGCGATCACCGATTTTGACCGGGACGGTCGGGAAGAAGTAGTGCTGGCCAACAGTTTTCTTAATCTTTATTTTTCTCCGGAGCAGGGGGGGGCGCTTTTCGAGCTCGATTATAAACCGAAAAACTTCAACCTGATCAACACGCTGGCCCGCCGCGAGGAAGCCTATCATGAAAAGCTTAATCCTCCGGTCTGGGAAAAACAGCCGGAATTTCCGGAGTCGACCAAGAAGATAGTCGAGCAGGCGAAGCTTAAAGGCTATGACAAATTGCTGACCTATGACCGCCACCCCCGGTTTTGCCTGATCGACCATTTTTTAGGCGAGGGGACCAGCTTGGACAGCTTCAGCCGGAATAAATTCCGGGAAGAAGGGGATTTCGCGGGGAGCCGGTTTGACTATATGCCGCAGCGGCGGGGGAACGAGGTCCTTATCCGCTTAAAGCGGGATGGGAAGGTCGGCGGCAATGCGGTCCGGGTGGAAAAAGAGATCTCGATCCTGGCCAAGCAATCGATTGTCAATATAATGTATGATCTTAGCAATATCAGCAGTGAAGTCGTTCACCTCTGGTTTGGGACGGAGTTTAATTTTTCTTTTTTAGCGGGAAATTCCAGCGATAGGTATTATAAGATCGACGGAGTGGACAACTCGATCCTGGAAAGTTCCGGTCGTTCGGAGAATGTTTCCCTGGCTGGAATTGTTGACGAATGGAAAGGTTTTAGTGTATCATTGGCCCTGGATCGACCGGCCGCGCTGTGGCGTTTTCCGATCGAAACAATTTCCGTTTCCGAGTCCGGTTTTGAAAAGAATTTTCAGAGTTCGGTCTTGTTTCCGAATTGGAAGATTAGCCTTCAACCGGGCGAAAAATGGAAGATAAAGATAGCCTTGCGTATTGAGAGTTGA